The sequence CGTTCATGGATGTCGTGCACATGCGCCGGCATCCGAAATCGCTGACCCGCCCCCGCGTCCTGGCCCGAACGGCACGGGTCCTGGCCACCAATCGCTGAAGCCTTCTCTGCTCGCTGAAGCCCTCCTCCCACCGCCTTCACACCGCCCCTCACACCGCCGCCCCTCAGCTTGCCCTCCTCCTCCGCAGGGCGTCCCGGCCGAAAGCATCAACTTCCGCCAGGCCGGGACGCCTTGCCACTGCGCGCGCACCCAGGAGGCCGGCGCACCACACGGTGCGGGCCGCCGGCACCGGGACGGATCACCTCAGGCGCTCGGCCGGCGATCACCTAAGGTGAAGTGCACCGCCAACAAGGAGGGAGCCGGCGATGGCCACGTGGCCGAAGACGCTCGACCGGGCAGGGATCACGGACCCGTCGCTGCGTCGCGACTACAGCGAGCAGCGCCGGCTGGTGGCCCGATTCGCCCGCGCCGAGTACACCGCCGTGCGCCTGCTGCTTCCCGCCGAGCTCGTGCCCGACGTCATCGCCGCGACCGCGTTCATGCACCACAGCGACAACCTCATCGACCAGGGACCGGTCGGCGAGCGGATCGCTGCGCTCGACGGCTGGGAGGGCAGGGTGCGCGCCGCCCTCAAGAGCGGCGAAGCCGACGAGCCCTTGTTGCGCACGCTCCTGGACACCATCGCCAGGCATCCCCGGCTCCGGCAGTACGTCGAAGACTTCCTCGCCGGCGCGCCCCTGGAGGTGCAGACGCAGGGCTTTGCCTCGGAGAGCGAATTCCAGCACTACATCGACGGCTATTCGCTGCCCGCCTTCATGCTCATCGCCTGCCTGCTCGACGCGGAGGCGCCCGCGGACGCGTACCTGGCCGGCTGCCGGAGCTTCATCGAGGCGAGTCAGCGTCTCGACTTCCTGAACGACCTCGCCGAGGACCTGGGCGACGGACGCCTGGGCCTCCCGGAAGAACTCCTCATCCGGCACGGCCTGACCCGCGCCGACCTGACCCGCACGGGCCCGGCCCGCAAGGGCGGCGCCCCCTCGGGCTTCCGGGGCCTGGTCGGTGACCAGGCACGGCAGATCCGTACGGGACTGACCGCGTCCTACGGACTCGTGAACCTGGTGCACGCCCGAAGCCGCCCGTTCGTCCGCGCCCTGATCAACATCCAGGGCCTGACCTTGCGAGCGGTGACAAGGAAGGAAACCGCACTGCTCGACGGGCCCGCCCAGCCGGACGTAGCCGCGGCGCTCCGCCTTCTCGGCCGCGAATACCTGGCAGCGCGTCGCCGTCGTGACGCGCGTCCGGCAGTCGGCAGCGCCTCACCGGGAGCGGCCGGCAGGAGCTGAGCCCCACCCCCTCGAAGACCGCACAGACCGCGGACTTCGCGCGCCGATCAGTTGCCACTGCCACGCAAAACGGGGGAGTTCGCGCGTCGATCAGCTGCTACTGCCGCGCCGACCGCAGCGCTCGCGTGCCGATCAGCTGCCGCGCCGGCCGGGCGACGGACCGTCGTCACTCTCGGGCCGCGCCAGCCCCAACAACCCCTGAATCAGCGGAAAGACCCGCCTTCTGCTCCTGGTGGGGAGGGAGCACATACGATCCGTCAGCTCCCGCACTTCGGGGTCCTCGCGCTCCGGCCGGCTCAGGGCCTCGGAAAGCGCCTCCCGGAGCTCCCGGTCGATTTTGCTGTCGCCGCAGGTGCCGCTGCGCATCGCCAGCCGGTCGATGCCCTTGCCCCGGAGCAGCGCGAGATGGGTCAGCTGCTCGTGCGTCGACTGCAGGGCCCGGTACAGCGCCTGACGCTCGGTGGCGGTGAAGAAGCCGGGCTCGACATCGAAGAACTTCTCCAGCTTCCGGGTGACATCCAGCCCGGGGCTCTTCCGCTTTCCGTTCAGGAGGTAGCCGACCTGGCCGTGGGAGATGCCGGCCCCCGCACCGATCTCGTCGAGCGTGTACCTCTTCCCGTCGGGCTTGCGACGGGTGTCCCGCAGGAAGACGAGGCGGTCCTGGAAGGAGTCCTGCACGCTCTCGGATTCCTGGCCGGCGTGATCGAGCAGCGCCTGGACGCGGGGGACCGTGATGCCCGTCCGGTGCGAGAGGTGGTCGATGTCGATGACGTCGCGTCCGAGGCCCAGGTCCCGGAGAAGTTCGTCAATCGCTGCGACGACGGCGGGGAGACCATCCGCCGGGGGCGCGTGGGAGGCATCCATGGCGATGGGCGGTCTCCTGGTCGGTAGACAGGCAGAGGGGGGCGGCAGCGCACTCGCGGCCACTCTGAGATTAACGGTCGCCAGCACCGTACGCCATGAACGTCACCACAATTGTGTCGAGCACAATCCCTCGACGGCCCGGGAGACTGCCACCAACGCTCGCGGATTAAACGATTGTTGACAACGCGGTTTTGTTGAAGGATCCTCGCCAGGGCGGTGCCACTGTGCGACCGGGATTCACCTTGCACAGGGGACCGATCGCACGGTTTCCGTGCCTCGCAACTGCCGCCTTCCGAGCGGTGGTGCCGGGCTCCACAGGGGAGAGCCCGGCGCCACAACCGCCCTCCGAGGCCGCGGTCCACTACACCGGACCGGACCCCCTGGCCAGACACCTGCCGGCGTCGACGGCAGACGTCCTCTGCGGGCTCTCCGAAGGCAGAGAAGCTTCAAGCCCTCCGCCCGTCGGGACAGCGGGGCGTCGGGACATCGGGGCATCGAGGCGTCGAGGCGTCGAGGCGTCGGGACATACGGTCCTCCGCCGTCGATCCGAGGGGGAGCGATGACAGCAGAAACAGCGGGGACAGCGGAGACAGCGGGGACAGCGCGCAGACGGCGGAGGCTCTTACCGAGCAGGCGTACGGTCACCGTCGTCGTGGTGGTGATGGCGGTGCTTGCCGGCGGGGCGTACGCGCTGAAGCCGCTGTGGCAGCCGTGGTGGTACGCGGCGACGATCTGCGGAGGAAGCCTGTCGGCGGACGATCTGGCCGACGTGCTGCCGCATGAGCGCCTGCAGGCGGCCGAGGAGCACATGGATCCCGCCTCGGACCGGATGTCCTGCGGCGTGAACTTCGACGACGACCACTTCTCGTTGTCCGTGAGCGTCACCACCGACCCCTGGAAGGCCGATCAGGAGCTGTCCCGTGCGTTCGACACCGCCTCGGAACCGGAATTCCTCTTCCCCGCGGGCATCCCGGGGTTCAAGGCCGGCCTGGGCCACTACCTCGTGCAGAACTGCGCGGATCTGCCACGTGACTCCGACGGCCGCAAGAAATATCTGCTGACCAAGGTGATGGGCATCTGGAACAGCCGGCACGGAACCCCTGCCGCCCTGCGGATCGCGGTCGCCACGGCCAACTCGGCTTCAAAGGCGACAGGTTGCGGAGCTGCCGTCCTGCCCCTGCCCCGGCAGCCTCAGACCCACCCCCACCCGGTGCCGCTCAACAAGACCGCGGGCACACCCTGCAGCTGGCTGGACAAGGCGCCGCTGCCGCCTAGCCCCTCCGGCAAACCCTGGCAGGCCGTCCCGCGGACCGACACCCACGCACCCGTCACCAGCTGCTCACTGCACGACCCCGGATTCAGGGAAAATTACGCCGACTTCAGCGGCTGGTACGGAACCTGGAGCCAGAGCCAGAGCCCTTTCGAGAAGGGTCCTGTGATGAGCGAAGGATTCGGCCGTGCCACCGCCCGCTGCGACGGCGAAGCCGCCAATTTCCAGATCAGAAGCTCCCCGTCCCCTGGCCGTACTCGGATGGCACGCGAGGAAATGCGCAGCCTGCTCGTCACGTTCGCCCGCGAACAGGCAAAGCACCACGGCTGCACCCACCTCGCGCTGCCGGGGAAGGACATCTACCCCGCACGCAGCGGCTGACCGGCCGGCACCGCCCCCAAGGCAGGGCAAGACCCAATGGCAAGGACAGGGAAAAGGAGCGGGAAAAGGAGCGGGGAAAGGAGCGGGGAAAGGAGCGGGGAAAGGAGCGGGCCCGGGGGCGTAGCCTGCCCCCGAGCCCTGTCGTGCCACCCCTTGCGCACGCCGGCACGGTGAAGAGCGCGGGTCAGTCATCATGTCGTCGTGTTCTGCCTTTGAACTACCGCGCATCGAAAAAAGAGCTGCACGGGCCGGACTTGAACCGGCATCCGACGACCCAGGCCCGGCCCGGTCGATCCGGCGATCGGTGGCGAATACTGAGACTGGAGCAAGAGTCTGAGATTGATGCGGTCCGCCTCTGCCGAGTTGGGCTACCGCGGCCCGGAAGTGCCACGGGGAGGACTTGAACCTCCACTGGAAACCGCGTTCGTCACGACAAGCTTCAGTTTCAGCTTGCGCTCCTCGCGCACCCCGGCCGCACTGAGGCGCCCGGGGAGTTGTTGACGCTACCCGAACAGGTAGCCGAAGACGACCTCACCCACCCGCTCGTCGGTGACCTCGGCCCCGTTCG is a genomic window of Streptomyces sp. Edi2 containing:
- a CDS encoding squalene/phytoene synthase family protein → MATWPKTLDRAGITDPSLRRDYSEQRRLVARFARAEYTAVRLLLPAELVPDVIAATAFMHHSDNLIDQGPVGERIAALDGWEGRVRAALKSGEADEPLLRTLLDTIARHPRLRQYVEDFLAGAPLEVQTQGFASESEFQHYIDGYSLPAFMLIACLLDAEAPADAYLAGCRSFIEASQRLDFLNDLAEDLGDGRLGLPEELLIRHGLTRADLTRTGPARKGGAPSGFRGLVGDQARQIRTGLTASYGLVNLVHARSRPFVRALINIQGLTLRAVTRKETALLDGPAQPDVAAALRLLGREYLAARRRRDARPAVGSASPGAAGRS
- a CDS encoding helix-turn-helix transcriptional regulator, with translation MDASHAPPADGLPAVVAAIDELLRDLGLGRDVIDIDHLSHRTGITVPRVQALLDHAGQESESVQDSFQDRLVFLRDTRRKPDGKRYTLDEIGAGAGISHGQVGYLLNGKRKSPGLDVTRKLEKFFDVEPGFFTATERQALYRALQSTHEQLTHLALLRGKGIDRLAMRSGTCGDSKIDRELREALSEALSRPEREDPEVRELTDRMCSLPTRSRRRVFPLIQGLLGLARPESDDGPSPGRRGS